A DNA window from Pogona vitticeps strain Pit_001003342236 chromosome 2, PviZW2.1, whole genome shotgun sequence contains the following coding sequences:
- the LOC110090181 gene encoding uncharacterized protein LOC110090181 isoform X1, translated as MEEKDSPGPKGKGRLAAGGKDLHIVQVETIGEFLTLGVSPPRIKQEPEERLQEFWEAERQEFSKTTSPYSELSEPVSEENQGGTRRHFKGADNTTLWSPRGERVVTTGVDLDVQDRPEACEDLDSSVDVKKEIPEEDSLNLEMRCQLFRQFCYQESEGPRKAFCHLWELCRQWLKPERHTKEQIVELVILEQFLTVLPLDMQCWVRERSPESGNQAVTLAEDFLWRLQGEESAEQQKALEDLDGLPADSPESQLDPSDIVKIELPLDGEGANEQPQYILGQGAGLHEGMYSSVRKKVGLDSVPKIQKMPLKEKSHKCQYCGKVSDCRAHLIIHERTHTGEKPHKCSVCGKSFTRKESLIIHERFHTGEKPYKCSVCGKTFSDKIGRLIHERTHTGEKPYKCSECGKSFGTRCNLLRHRRVHTGEKPYRCSDCGQSFRYRPQLVIHEGSHKGEKPYKCAECGESFSQTRHLVIHKWTHTGERPHKCSVCGKTFNQKSDLITHTRTHTGEKPYVCSECGKSFISSCQLRKHERIHTGEKPYQCPECGKCFTYSSHLTTHKRTHTGEKPYQCPDCGKCFISSSHFTAHKRTHTGEKPYQCSYCGNSFIQRSQLAKHERSHTGEKPYICSECGQSFRWSQGLKKHMRTHTGEKPYKCPECEKTFSSSSNLSRHQKIHTREKL; from the exons atggaggagaAGGACTCGCCAGGACCTAAAGGGAAGGGGAGGTTGGCCGCAGGTGGAAAAGATCTCCACATTGTCCAGGTAGAGACCATTGGGGAGTTTCTGACACTGGGTGTTTCTCCACCTCGGATTAAGCAAGAACCCGAAGAAAGGTTGCAGGAATTCTGGGAAGCCGAGAGGCAGGAGTTCTCAAAAACGACATCGCCCTATTCGGAGCTTTCTGAGCCTGTGTCAGAAGAGAATCAGGGGGGAACTCGGCGccatttcaaaggagcagataaCACCACCCTGTGGTCCCCTAGAGGAGAGCGTGTGGTTACCACTGGAGTAGACCTTGATGTCCAAGACCGCCCTGAGGCCTGCGAGGACCTGGATTCATCCGTGGACGTAAAGAAGGAGATTCCAGAGGAGGACTCTCTCAACCTGGAGATGCGATGCCAGCTTTTCAGGCAGTTCTGCTACCAGGAATCAGAAGGGCCCCGGAAGGCCTTCTGCCACCTCTGGGAACTTTGCCgccagtggctgaagccagagaGGCACACCAAGGAGCAGATCGTGGAGCTGGTGATTCTGGAACAGTTCTTGACCGTCCTGCCCCTGGACATGCAGTGCTGGGTCCGGGAACGGAGTCCAGAGAGTGGTAACCAAGCAGTGACTCTGGCAGAGGATTTCCTATGGAggctgcagggggaggagagTGCGGAACAACAGAAG GCATTGGAGGATCTGGATGGTTTGCCCGCCGACTCCCCCGAATCGCAGCTGGATCCCTCAGACATTGTGAAGATTGAGCTGCCCCTGGATGGTGAGG GAGCCAATGAGCAACCCCAGTATATTCTTGGGCAAGGGGCTGGCTTACATGAGGGAATGTACAGCAGCGTGAGGAAAAAAGTGGGCCTTGACTCTGTTCCTAAAATCCAGAAAATGCCACTGAAAGAAAAATCGCACAAGTGCCAGTATTGCGGGAAAGTCTCCGACTGCAGGGCCCACCTGATTATCCACGAAAggacccacacgggagagaaaccacacaaatgctCAGTGTGTGGCAAAAGCTTCACACGGAAAGAGTCTCTTATTATCCACGAGCGGTTCCACACGGGGGAAAAGCCATACAAATGTTCCGTGTGTGGGAAAACCTTCAGTGATAAAATCGGGCGCCTGATTCATGagaggacccacactggagagaaaccgtataaatgctccGAGTGCGGGAAAAGCTTTGGCACCCGGTGTAATCTGCTGAGGCATCGGCGGgttcacacgggggagaagccgtaCAGATGTTCAGATTGTGGACAGAGCTTTAGGTACCGGCCTCAACTGGTGATCCATGAAGGGAGCCATAAGGGGGAGAAGCCCTATAAGTGTGCAGAGTGTGGGGAGAGCTTTAGCCAGACCCGGCATCTGGTCATACACAAGTGGACCCACACAGGAGAGCGACCCCATAAATGTAGTGTCTGCGGAAAAACTTTCAATCAGAAATCGGACCTTATCACACACACGCGGACCCACACGGGTGAGAAACCCTACGTCTGTTCCGAGTGCGGGAAGAGTTTCATTTCCAGCTGCCAGCTTCGGAAGCATGAAAGAatccacaccggagagaaacccTACCAGTGCCCCGAGTGTGGCAAATGTTTCACCTACAGCTCTCACCTAACGACGCACAAGCGGACGCATACGGGGGAGAAACCGTACCAGTGCCCGGATTGTGGCAAATGTTTCATCTCGAGTTCTCACTTCACCGCACACAAACGGACTCACACGGGCGAGAAACCGTACCAGTGTTCATACTGTGGGAACAGCTTCATCCAGAGATCCCAACTTGCTAAGCACGAGAGgtcccacacgggggagaaaccctatatatGCTCTGAGTGTGGGCAGAGCTTCCGGTGGAGCCAGGGGCTCAAAAAGCACATGCGGACGCACAcgggagaaaaaccatacaagtgCCCAGAATGTGAGAAAACCTTTTCCAGCTCTTCAAATCTTTCTAGGCATCAGAAAATCCACACAAGAGAGAAGCTGTAA
- the LOC110090181 gene encoding uncharacterized protein LOC110090181 isoform X2, whose amino-acid sequence MEEKDSPGPKGKGRLAAGGKDLHIVQVETIGEFLTLGVSPPRIKQEPEERLQEFWEAERQEFSKTTSPYSELSEPVSEENQGGTRRHFKGADNTTLWSPRGERVVTTGVDLDVQDRPEACEDLDSSVDVKKEIPEEDSLNLEMRCQLFRQFCYQESEGPRKAFCHLWELCRQWLKPERHTKEQIVELVILEQFLTVLPLDMQCWVRERSPESGNQAVTLAEDFLWRLQGEESAEQQKALEDLDGLPADSPESQLDPSDIVKIELPLDGANEQPQYILGQGAGLHEGMYSSVRKKVGLDSVPKIQKMPLKEKSHKCQYCGKVSDCRAHLIIHERTHTGEKPHKCSVCGKSFTRKESLIIHERFHTGEKPYKCSVCGKTFSDKIGRLIHERTHTGEKPYKCSECGKSFGTRCNLLRHRRVHTGEKPYRCSDCGQSFRYRPQLVIHEGSHKGEKPYKCAECGESFSQTRHLVIHKWTHTGERPHKCSVCGKTFNQKSDLITHTRTHTGEKPYVCSECGKSFISSCQLRKHERIHTGEKPYQCPECGKCFTYSSHLTTHKRTHTGEKPYQCPDCGKCFISSSHFTAHKRTHTGEKPYQCSYCGNSFIQRSQLAKHERSHTGEKPYICSECGQSFRWSQGLKKHMRTHTGEKPYKCPECEKTFSSSSNLSRHQKIHTREKL is encoded by the exons atggaggagaAGGACTCGCCAGGACCTAAAGGGAAGGGGAGGTTGGCCGCAGGTGGAAAAGATCTCCACATTGTCCAGGTAGAGACCATTGGGGAGTTTCTGACACTGGGTGTTTCTCCACCTCGGATTAAGCAAGAACCCGAAGAAAGGTTGCAGGAATTCTGGGAAGCCGAGAGGCAGGAGTTCTCAAAAACGACATCGCCCTATTCGGAGCTTTCTGAGCCTGTGTCAGAAGAGAATCAGGGGGGAACTCGGCGccatttcaaaggagcagataaCACCACCCTGTGGTCCCCTAGAGGAGAGCGTGTGGTTACCACTGGAGTAGACCTTGATGTCCAAGACCGCCCTGAGGCCTGCGAGGACCTGGATTCATCCGTGGACGTAAAGAAGGAGATTCCAGAGGAGGACTCTCTCAACCTGGAGATGCGATGCCAGCTTTTCAGGCAGTTCTGCTACCAGGAATCAGAAGGGCCCCGGAAGGCCTTCTGCCACCTCTGGGAACTTTGCCgccagtggctgaagccagagaGGCACACCAAGGAGCAGATCGTGGAGCTGGTGATTCTGGAACAGTTCTTGACCGTCCTGCCCCTGGACATGCAGTGCTGGGTCCGGGAACGGAGTCCAGAGAGTGGTAACCAAGCAGTGACTCTGGCAGAGGATTTCCTATGGAggctgcagggggaggagagTGCGGAACAACAGAAG GCATTGGAGGATCTGGATGGTTTGCCCGCCGACTCCCCCGAATCGCAGCTGGATCCCTCAGACATTGTGAAGATTGAGCTGCCCCTGGATG GAGCCAATGAGCAACCCCAGTATATTCTTGGGCAAGGGGCTGGCTTACATGAGGGAATGTACAGCAGCGTGAGGAAAAAAGTGGGCCTTGACTCTGTTCCTAAAATCCAGAAAATGCCACTGAAAGAAAAATCGCACAAGTGCCAGTATTGCGGGAAAGTCTCCGACTGCAGGGCCCACCTGATTATCCACGAAAggacccacacgggagagaaaccacacaaatgctCAGTGTGTGGCAAAAGCTTCACACGGAAAGAGTCTCTTATTATCCACGAGCGGTTCCACACGGGGGAAAAGCCATACAAATGTTCCGTGTGTGGGAAAACCTTCAGTGATAAAATCGGGCGCCTGATTCATGagaggacccacactggagagaaaccgtataaatgctccGAGTGCGGGAAAAGCTTTGGCACCCGGTGTAATCTGCTGAGGCATCGGCGGgttcacacgggggagaagccgtaCAGATGTTCAGATTGTGGACAGAGCTTTAGGTACCGGCCTCAACTGGTGATCCATGAAGGGAGCCATAAGGGGGAGAAGCCCTATAAGTGTGCAGAGTGTGGGGAGAGCTTTAGCCAGACCCGGCATCTGGTCATACACAAGTGGACCCACACAGGAGAGCGACCCCATAAATGTAGTGTCTGCGGAAAAACTTTCAATCAGAAATCGGACCTTATCACACACACGCGGACCCACACGGGTGAGAAACCCTACGTCTGTTCCGAGTGCGGGAAGAGTTTCATTTCCAGCTGCCAGCTTCGGAAGCATGAAAGAatccacaccggagagaaacccTACCAGTGCCCCGAGTGTGGCAAATGTTTCACCTACAGCTCTCACCTAACGACGCACAAGCGGACGCATACGGGGGAGAAACCGTACCAGTGCCCGGATTGTGGCAAATGTTTCATCTCGAGTTCTCACTTCACCGCACACAAACGGACTCACACGGGCGAGAAACCGTACCAGTGTTCATACTGTGGGAACAGCTTCATCCAGAGATCCCAACTTGCTAAGCACGAGAGgtcccacacgggggagaaaccctatatatGCTCTGAGTGTGGGCAGAGCTTCCGGTGGAGCCAGGGGCTCAAAAAGCACATGCGGACGCACAcgggagaaaaaccatacaagtgCCCAGAATGTGAGAAAACCTTTTCCAGCTCTTCAAATCTTTCTAGGCATCAGAAAATCCACACAAGAGAGAAGCTGTAA